From a single Pseudomonas triticicola genomic region:
- a CDS encoding zinc-dependent alcohol dehydrogenase — MKAVVFHGVGDIRLDDVPEPTIQAPTDAIVRLTASAICGTDLHFIRGSAPDMQPGTILGHEGVGIVEALGEDVRNLKVGDRVLIPSTIACGNCSYCRAGYFAQCDVANPNGKTAGTSFFGGPKTTGPFDGLQAEKARIPFANIGLIKLPDAITDDQAIAMSDIFPTAWFGADMARIKDGDTVAVFGCGPVGLFAIISAKLMGAGRVFAIDGLEDRLARAQALGAECINFEKEDPVETIARLTAEIGVDRVIEAVGIDANHSHHGHHHPAQWQPGDAPSQALEWAVKAVAKAGTISIIGVYPAGFDSFPIGEAMNKNVRINMGNCHHRKYIPKLIEMTLAGRVDPAKVLTQDEPLTDAISAFKAFDQHQSGWIKVKLEPGSDTTADRRSS; from the coding sequence ATGAAAGCTGTTGTATTTCATGGCGTCGGGGACATCCGCCTGGACGATGTTCCCGAGCCAACCATTCAAGCGCCGACCGATGCCATTGTCAGGCTGACCGCGTCGGCCATTTGCGGCACCGATCTGCATTTCATTCGCGGCAGTGCGCCGGACATGCAGCCCGGCACGATCCTTGGGCACGAGGGCGTGGGGATTGTCGAAGCGCTCGGTGAAGACGTGCGCAACCTCAAGGTTGGCGATCGCGTGCTGATTCCCTCGACCATTGCCTGCGGCAACTGCTCGTACTGCCGCGCCGGTTATTTCGCCCAGTGCGACGTGGCCAACCCCAACGGTAAAACCGCTGGCACGTCATTTTTTGGCGGGCCGAAAACCACCGGACCGTTCGATGGCCTGCAAGCCGAGAAAGCGCGAATCCCGTTCGCCAACATTGGTCTGATCAAGCTGCCGGACGCCATCACCGACGATCAGGCGATTGCCATGTCGGATATCTTTCCCACTGCCTGGTTCGGCGCCGACATGGCGCGGATCAAGGACGGCGACACGGTGGCGGTGTTCGGCTGCGGGCCGGTCGGACTGTTTGCGATTATCAGCGCGAAACTGATGGGCGCCGGCCGGGTGTTCGCCATTGATGGCCTGGAAGATCGCCTCGCTCGCGCGCAGGCTTTGGGTGCCGAGTGCATCAACTTCGAGAAAGAAGATCCAGTTGAAACCATTGCGCGCCTGACTGCTGAAATTGGCGTCGATCGGGTGATCGAAGCCGTGGGCATCGACGCCAACCATTCCCATCACGGCCATCATCATCCTGCGCAGTGGCAACCGGGCGATGCGCCTTCGCAAGCGCTGGAGTGGGCGGTCAAGGCTGTGGCCAAGGCCGGCACGATTTCCATCATCGGCGTCTATCCTGCCGGGTTCGACAGCTTCCCGATCGGTGAGGCAATGAACAAGAACGTGCGCATCAACATGGGCAACTGTCATCACCGCAAATACATTCCCAAGCTGATCGAAATGACCCTCGCCGGGCGCGTCGATCCAGCGAAAGTGCTGACTCAGGACGAGCCTTTGACTGACGCGATTTCGGCGTTCAAGGCGTTTGATCAACATCAATCCGGCTGGATCAAGGTCAAGCTTGAACCGGGTAGCGATACCACTGCTGACAGGAGATCGTCATGA
- a CDS encoding nucleoside permease produces the protein MNVMNARLSVMMFLQFFIWGGWFVTLGTFLATTLAASGGQVGMAFATQSWGAILAPFVIGLIADRFFNAERILAVLHLLGAVLLYQLYRAADFSAFYPYVLAYMMVYMPTLALVNAVAFRQIKDPALEFSRIRVWGTVGWIVAGVVISFVFAWDSQQSIAAGGLRNTFLMSAVASVLLGLYSFSLPNTAPLKSAAGTSSLKQMLGVDALGLLKDRSYLVFFLASILICIPLAFYYQNANPFLAEIGVTNPTAKMAIGQVSEVLFMLLLPLFIHRFGIKIALLVGMAAWALRYVLFAFGNNDDQAFMLLIGIALHGVCYDFFFVSGQIYTDAKAPERFRSSAQGLITLATYGLGMLIGFWIAGRITDHFTSSAGHDWRSIWLFPAGFSVAVLLCFWATFKSRDRDKAVLPSTV, from the coding sequence ATGAACGTAATGAATGCGCGACTCAGCGTGATGATGTTTTTGCAGTTCTTTATCTGGGGCGGCTGGTTCGTCACCCTCGGCACTTTTCTGGCGACAACGCTGGCCGCCAGCGGGGGTCAGGTCGGCATGGCCTTCGCCACGCAATCCTGGGGCGCGATTCTGGCGCCGTTTGTCATTGGCTTGATTGCCGACCGATTCTTCAACGCCGAACGCATTCTGGCAGTGCTGCATCTGCTTGGCGCAGTGTTGCTTTATCAGCTCTATCGCGCGGCAGACTTCAGCGCGTTTTATCCCTATGTGCTCGCCTACATGATGGTCTACATGCCGACATTGGCACTGGTGAATGCCGTGGCGTTCCGCCAGATCAAAGACCCGGCGCTGGAGTTCTCGCGCATTCGCGTGTGGGGCACGGTGGGCTGGATCGTTGCCGGCGTGGTGATCAGCTTCGTGTTCGCCTGGGACTCGCAGCAAAGCATCGCGGCCGGAGGCTTGCGCAATACGTTCCTGATGTCCGCCGTCGCGTCGGTGTTGCTGGGGCTTTACAGCTTCAGTCTGCCGAACACTGCGCCGTTGAAAAGCGCAGCGGGCACATCAAGCCTCAAGCAGATGCTCGGCGTCGATGCGTTGGGTTTGCTCAAGGATCGCAGCTATCTGGTGTTCTTCCTCGCCTCGATCCTGATCTGCATTCCGCTGGCGTTCTATTACCAGAATGCCAATCCGTTTCTGGCCGAGATAGGCGTGACCAACCCGACAGCGAAGATGGCCATCGGTCAGGTGTCGGAAGTGCTGTTCATGTTGCTGTTGCCGCTGTTCATCCATCGCTTCGGCATCAAGATCGCCCTGCTGGTCGGCATGGCTGCCTGGGCGTTGCGCTACGTGCTGTTTGCGTTCGGCAATAACGACGATCAGGCATTCATGCTGCTGATCGGCATCGCCCTGCACGGTGTGTGCTATGACTTCTTCTTCGTGTCCGGGCAGATCTACACCGATGCAAAAGCACCGGAACGCTTCCGCAGTTCGGCGCAAGGTCTGATCACCTTGGCTACGTACGGATTGGGCATGTTGATTGGCTTCTGGATTGCGGGACGGATTACCGACCACTTCACATCAAGCGCAGGGCATGACTGGAGAAGCATCTGGCTGTTCCCCGCCGGTTTTTCCGTGGCGGTGTTGCTGTGTTTCTGGGCTACATTCAAGAGCCGCGATCGCGACAAGGCTGTGCTGCCGAGTACGGTTTAG
- a CDS encoding LacI family DNA-binding transcriptional regulator produces the protein MSNIREVARLAGVSVATVSRTLKSPERVLAPTRERVMAAVEQAGYRPNLMAVQFRSRRTGNLVILVPTIANTFFARVISGAQQAAQAAGYRLLLCDTQGREELERQFAELVYAYQADGVIQLRAYDPFENTPADADVPPIVNACEVLKPGRYPTISLDNVAAAKAMTEHLIALGHRRIGLIKGSKNSPLTLDRLAGYEAALREAGIAFDEALICHGNFSLEAGFAGAQKMLGLAERPSALFCENDEMAIGALKRIRQAGLRVPEDISVVGFDDIPMAAYCDPPLTTISQPAEAFGAKAVEMLIALIEKQPLTERHVVLPFELTPRSSTARIDNTGKR, from the coding sequence TTGTCCAATATTCGCGAAGTGGCTCGGCTGGCCGGGGTTTCCGTGGCGACGGTTTCGAGGACTTTGAAATCGCCCGAGCGCGTGCTCGCGCCAACCCGTGAGCGCGTCATGGCGGCCGTGGAGCAGGCCGGCTATCGGCCGAACCTGATGGCCGTGCAGTTTCGTTCGCGGCGCACTGGCAATCTGGTGATTCTGGTGCCGACCATCGCCAACACCTTTTTCGCCCGGGTCATCAGCGGCGCGCAGCAAGCGGCGCAGGCGGCCGGTTATCGCCTGCTGCTGTGCGACACCCAGGGCCGGGAAGAACTGGAGCGACAATTCGCCGAGCTGGTGTACGCCTATCAGGCCGACGGGGTGATCCAGTTGCGCGCTTACGATCCTTTCGAAAACACTCCGGCCGACGCCGATGTGCCGCCGATCGTGAACGCCTGCGAAGTGCTCAAGCCCGGGCGTTATCCAACCATCAGCCTGGACAACGTCGCCGCCGCCAAAGCCATGACCGAACACCTGATCGCCTTGGGACATCGACGCATCGGCCTGATCAAAGGCTCAAAAAACAGCCCGCTGACCCTGGATCGACTGGCAGGTTACGAAGCGGCATTGCGCGAGGCCGGGATTGCCTTCGATGAAGCACTGATCTGCCATGGCAATTTCAGCCTCGAGGCCGGTTTTGCCGGCGCGCAAAAGATGCTCGGCTTGGCCGAGCGGCCGAGCGCGCTGTTCTGCGAAAACGATGAAATGGCCATTGGAGCGCTCAAGCGCATCCGTCAGGCCGGGCTGCGTGTGCCCGAGGATATTTCAGTGGTGGGTTTCGATGACATTCCCATGGCTGCGTACTGCGATCCGCCGCTGACCACCATCTCGCAACCGGCCGAGGCCTTCGGGGCCAAGGCGGTCGAGATGTTGATTGCGCTGATCGAAAAACAGCCGCTGACAGAGCGGCATGTCGTCCTGCCGTTCGAGCTGACGCCACGCAGCAGCACGGCCCGCATCGACAACACGGGCAAGCGCTAA
- a CDS encoding sugar phosphate isomerase/epimerase family protein, which translates to MHSDQQNSTGLKGPGIFLAQFIADEAPFDSLANIAEWAASQGYKAIQVPTLGTRFIDLQRAAESQDYCDELIGVCARAGVVISELSTHLQGQLVAVHPAFDSLFDDFAPPALRGKPQERTEWAIEQLKLAARASKRLGLTAHATFSGALLWPYVYPWPQRPAGLVEQGFAELGKRWLPILDCFEEAGVDLCYEIHPGEDLHDGASFEQFLEAVNHHPRAAILYDPSHLLLQQMDYLGFIDRYHQRIRMFHVKDAEFRPDARSGVYGGYQGWVERPGRFRSLGDGQIDFKSIFSKLCQYDFNGWAVLEWECCLKDSAQGAAEGAAFIERHMIRKTAKAFDDFAGVSADAASNRRLLGLTDD; encoded by the coding sequence ATGCACAGTGATCAGCAAAATTCGACTGGCCTGAAAGGTCCGGGGATTTTCCTCGCGCAATTCATCGCCGACGAAGCGCCTTTCGACTCCCTCGCCAACATTGCCGAGTGGGCCGCTTCGCAAGGCTACAAAGCCATTCAGGTACCGACCCTCGGCACGCGGTTCATCGATTTGCAGCGCGCCGCTGAGAGCCAGGATTACTGCGACGAACTCATCGGCGTCTGCGCCCGCGCCGGTGTGGTGATCAGCGAGTTGTCGACGCACCTGCAAGGGCAATTGGTCGCTGTGCATCCGGCGTTCGACAGCCTGTTCGACGACTTCGCCCCGCCAGCGTTGCGCGGCAAGCCGCAGGAGCGCACCGAGTGGGCCATTGAGCAGTTGAAACTGGCCGCCCGTGCCAGCAAGCGTTTGGGACTTACAGCCCATGCGACCTTCTCCGGCGCCCTCCTCTGGCCTTACGTCTATCCGTGGCCACAGCGTCCGGCCGGTTTGGTCGAGCAAGGTTTCGCCGAACTGGGCAAGCGCTGGCTGCCGATCCTCGACTGCTTCGAAGAGGCTGGCGTTGATCTGTGCTACGAAATCCATCCCGGCGAAGACTTGCATGACGGCGCTTCGTTCGAGCAGTTTCTTGAAGCGGTGAATCATCACCCTCGCGCCGCAATCCTCTACGACCCGAGCCACCTGCTGCTGCAGCAAATGGACTACCTCGGCTTCATCGACCGTTACCACCAACGCATCCGCATGTTCCACGTCAAGGATGCCGAGTTCCGCCCCGATGCGCGCTCCGGCGTCTACGGCGGGTATCAGGGTTGGGTCGAGCGTCCCGGGCGCTTTCGCTCGCTGGGCGACGGCCAGATCGATTTCAAATCGATCTTCAGCAAATTGTGCCAATACGACTTCAACGGCTGGGCCGTGCTGGAGTGGGAGTGCTGCCTGAAAGACTCCGCACAAGGCGCGGCGGAAGGAGCGGCGTTCATCGAGCGACACATGATCCGCAAGACCGCCAAGGCCTTCGACGATTTCGCCGGGGTCAGCGCCGATGCCGCTTCCAACCGGCGCCTGCTCGGCCTGACTGACGACTGA
- a CDS encoding DUF421 domain-containing protein, producing the protein MDSVLRALAMYLALMVLFKIAGRRSLAELTTFDFVLLMIIGEATQQALLGDDFSLTNAFLVIITLIAVDVGFSLLKQRSSWVSRLIDGEPTIIVENGKLLHRRLRHARLVEADVMEAARSSQGIETIEQIKFAIIERNGKISVIRQDPEGG; encoded by the coding sequence ATGGACTCGGTGTTGCGCGCACTCGCGATGTATCTGGCACTGATGGTGCTGTTCAAAATTGCCGGCCGGCGTTCGCTGGCGGAGCTGACGACATTTGATTTCGTCTTGCTGATGATCATCGGCGAAGCCACCCAGCAAGCGTTGCTGGGCGATGATTTTTCCCTGACCAATGCGTTTCTGGTGATCATCACGCTGATTGCCGTGGATGTCGGTTTTTCCCTGCTCAAGCAACGTTCGAGCTGGGTCTCGCGGCTGATCGATGGCGAGCCGACGATCATTGTCGAGAACGGCAAGCTGTTGCACCGCCGACTGCGCCATGCGCGGCTGGTCGAGGCGGATGTCATGGAGGCGGCGCGCTCCAGTCAGGGCATAGAAACCATCGAGCAGATCAAATTCGCGATCATCGAGCGCAACGGCAAGATCTCGGTGATCCGCCAGGATCCGGAAGGCGGCTGA
- a CDS encoding CinA family protein encodes MSIAKETIEYLRQHSLIITTAESCTAGEIVMLLSEVTGSGELIECGYVVYSPQAKQRLLHVSPATMDTFNLTSVEVASEMAIGALRDSTANIAVATTGILGPDDMDGIKAGTVCFAWAFQFDDRHFLFSTQQWFAGSRSEVQTLASEFALQQLPDYHRRALRGEGGWRR; translated from the coding sequence ATGTCCATTGCCAAGGAAACGATTGAATACCTGCGCCAACATTCATTGATCATCACCACCGCCGAATCCTGCACGGCCGGGGAAATCGTCATGTTGCTGTCGGAAGTCACCGGCAGCGGCGAGCTGATCGAGTGCGGCTATGTGGTCTATTCGCCGCAAGCCAAGCAGCGCCTGCTGCACGTCAGCCCGGCGACCATGGACACCTTCAATCTGACCAGCGTGGAAGTGGCCAGTGAAATGGCCATCGGTGCGTTGCGCGACAGCACCGCCAACATTGCCGTTGCCACCACCGGCATTCTCGGACCCGATGATATGGACGGCATCAAGGCCGGCACGGTGTGTTTCGCCTGGGCGTTTCAGTTCGATGACCGACATTTTCTGTTCAGCACCCAACAATGGTTTGCCGGATCGCGCAGTGAAGTGCAGACCCTCGCTTCTGAATTCGCCCTGCAGCAGTTGCCGGACTATCACCGTCGCGCCTTGCGCGGCGAAGGAGGGTGGCGCCGATGA
- a CDS encoding DUF3772 domain-containing protein codes for MRCSFKSLFFILFLLLMPGSAALWAADLGAPANTGAAPLPVISQSDLQALQQRLDGLKQQISAANNYNQLEGPQDRVQAFILDVDRLSAALLPQQAQLAVQLGVLGTAPDAEVAAEQADIVAQRATLAEQKSKVDGTLKSLAALKQNAADLITQIAGIRRTLLESELTLSTRSVLSPYFWTPLVNPSEDDRQRLRLFVEQVADVWATVWAPGERFYTCVLVLLALLIWTFGRRLAERGLTWFCIHRVAEGRLRRSALAFASAIATFITTAIALKLLFYACTRHDALPPVLETFSEEFEKVVYACVLITGLSRALLSTAHPSWRLPSIADPVALALKPYPRILACSLLVLVTLVQVANATGMSSHIVMAGRGVISIVVLAIIGTMLLRVGKVRKALVAANDASATNSVFAGLIYSVASLSMLVTAIALLAGYVSLARFISYELVWGYVVLSGFYLLIQLVKDACEHLFSPKHASGQALKQLLGVSDRRLEQTSILLSGVSRAGLMLMALISLFVGGIGTTLGQLVTNIMSILGGAGLRKLNIVPAHLLNALLALLIGIWLIRALSRWLDNEFLPKTDMDPGMCASLSTLFSNIGYAFVILLTLSSLGVQWTNLAWIVSALSVGIGFGLQEIVKNFVSGLILLTERPVKVGDLISISGVEGDIRRINVRATEIQLSDRSIVIVPNSQLISQNLRNVTLGGSAQGVASLELVFPLDIDPEEVKQLLLDAYHENETILDKPAPFVRFSKLSPDGITLTVTGYVGSPRIVGLTKSDLLFEVLKRLGVAGIALAKPPAA; via the coding sequence ATGCGCTGTTCATTCAAGTCGTTGTTTTTCATTCTGTTCCTACTGCTCATGCCGGGCAGCGCTGCACTGTGGGCGGCGGACCTTGGCGCGCCGGCAAACACAGGCGCAGCGCCGCTGCCAGTGATTTCGCAAAGCGATCTGCAAGCCCTGCAACAACGCCTCGACGGCCTCAAGCAGCAGATTTCGGCGGCAAACAATTACAACCAGCTCGAAGGCCCGCAGGATCGGGTGCAGGCGTTTATTCTCGATGTCGATCGATTGTCGGCAGCGCTGTTGCCGCAACAGGCGCAACTGGCGGTGCAACTGGGCGTGCTCGGCACGGCGCCAGACGCCGAGGTGGCCGCCGAGCAAGCCGATATCGTCGCGCAGCGGGCGACGCTGGCGGAGCAGAAAAGCAAGGTCGATGGCACCCTGAAAAGCCTCGCCGCACTGAAACAGAACGCCGCCGATCTGATCACGCAAATCGCCGGCATCCGCCGCACCCTGCTGGAAAGCGAACTGACCCTGAGCACGCGCAGCGTATTGAGCCCGTATTTCTGGACACCGCTGGTCAATCCAAGCGAAGACGACCGCCAGCGCCTGCGACTGTTCGTCGAGCAGGTGGCTGACGTATGGGCCACGGTCTGGGCGCCGGGCGAGCGGTTTTACACCTGCGTACTGGTGCTGTTGGCGCTGCTGATCTGGACCTTCGGCCGACGTCTGGCTGAGCGCGGGCTGACCTGGTTCTGCATCCATCGCGTGGCAGAGGGCCGACTGCGCCGCAGTGCCTTGGCCTTCGCCTCAGCCATAGCGACCTTCATCACCACCGCCATCGCCCTGAAGCTGCTGTTTTACGCCTGCACCCGCCACGACGCGCTGCCACCGGTGCTGGAAACCTTCTCCGAAGAGTTCGAGAAAGTCGTCTATGCCTGCGTGCTGATCACCGGGCTCAGCCGCGCATTGCTCTCCACCGCGCACCCGTCCTGGCGCCTGCCGTCGATTGCCGATCCAGTGGCGCTGGCCCTCAAGCCTTATCCGCGAATCCTCGCCTGCTCGTTGCTGGTGTTGGTGACGCTGGTGCAAGTCGCCAATGCCACAGGCATGAGCAGCCACATCGTGATGGCCGGGCGCGGCGTGATTTCCATTGTGGTGTTGGCGATCATCGGCACGATGCTGTTGCGCGTCGGCAAAGTGCGCAAGGCTTTGGTCGCAGCCAATGACGCGTCGGCTACGAATAGCGTGTTCGCCGGGCTGATCTACAGCGTCGCCAGTCTCTCGATGTTGGTGACGGCTATTGCGCTGCTGGCCGGCTATGTTTCGCTGGCACGGTTCATCAGTTATGAGCTGGTGTGGGGCTATGTCGTGCTGTCGGGCTTCTACTTGCTGATTCAGCTGGTCAAGGACGCCTGTGAGCACCTGTTTTCGCCGAAACACGCGAGCGGCCAGGCGCTCAAGCAATTGCTCGGCGTCAGCGACCGGCGCCTCGAGCAGACGTCGATCCTGTTGTCCGGCGTCAGCCGCGCCGGACTGATGCTGATGGCGCTGATTTCGTTGTTTGTCGGGGGCATCGGCACCACGCTCGGCCAACTGGTCACCAACATCATGTCGATCCTTGGCGGCGCCGGTTTGCGCAAGCTGAATATTGTCCCGGCGCATCTGCTCAACGCACTGCTGGCACTGCTGATTGGCATCTGGCTGATCCGTGCATTAAGCCGCTGGCTCGACAACGAATTCCTGCCCAAGACCGACATGGACCCGGGCATGTGCGCGTCACTGAGCACGCTGTTTTCCAACATCGGCTACGCCTTTGTAATTCTGCTGACGCTGTCGTCGTTGGGCGTGCAGTGGACCAATCTGGCGTGGATCGTCAGTGCGCTATCCGTAGGTATCGGCTTTGGCTTGCAGGAGATCGTCAAGAACTTCGTCTCCGGCCTGATCCTGCTCACCGAGCGCCCGGTGAAAGTCGGCGACCTGATCAGCATCAGCGGCGTCGAGGGCGACATCCGCCGGATCAACGTGCGTGCCACGGAAATCCAGCTCAGCGACCGCTCGATCGTGATCGTGCCCAACTCGCAACTGATCTCGCAGAACCTGCGCAACGTCACCCTTGGCGGCAGCGCTCAGGGCGTGGCGTCGCTGGAGCTGGTTTTCCCGCTGGATATTGATCCTGAAGAGGTCAAACAACTGCTGCTGGATGCGTATCACGAGAACGAAACCATCCTCGATAAACCGGCGCCGTTCGTGCGTTTCAGCAAATTGTCGCCGGACGGCATAACCCTCACGGTCACCGGCTATGTCGGCAGCCCGAGGATTGTCGGGCTGACCAAGAGCGATTTGTTGTTTGAGGTGTTGAAGCGGTTGGGCGTAGCGGGGATTGCGCTGGCGAAGCCGCCAGCGGCGTGA
- a CDS encoding PLD nuclease N-terminal domain-containing protein, whose protein sequence is MNEAASYFSIAVAVIILLVDLWAIVSVFRSNKSVGVKAAWAIGLIVFPVLGLIVWGIAGPRGVKEGPSSPEHSKG, encoded by the coding sequence ATGAACGAGGCAGCCAGTTATTTTTCCATCGCCGTGGCGGTGATCATTCTGCTGGTCGATCTGTGGGCGATTGTCAGTGTGTTTCGCAGCAACAAAAGCGTCGGCGTCAAAGCCGCCTGGGCGATCGGTCTGATCGTATTCCCGGTGCTCGGCCTGATCGTGTGGGGCATCGCCGGCCCGCGCGGCGTCAAGGAAGGGCCTTCGTCGCCGGAGCACAGTAAGGGTTAA
- a CDS encoding Gfo/Idh/MocA family protein, with product MGFVGGGEGSFIARAHRQAAGLDGRFELVCGAFSRDSENNQRTAAALGVAAERCYDDWQTLLAREAALPAGQRMQLLVIVTPNHLHAPIAREALSAGFHVFSEKPAALNLAEVQALRSVVINSQRIYGLAHTYLGYAMVWQAREMVASGVLGRVRKVLVEYPQGWLSTDVAGQGNKQAGWRDDPTQSGIGGCIGDIGTHAFSLAEFVTGQSIQFISAMLGAHVEGRQLDDDVAMLFKMRDGASGVLLASQVCAGEENPLKIRVYGDKGGLEWRQEQPASLIHRPLNEPMRVLRSGVGQPWLCAAATRRMRLPAGHPEGYLEAMANLYGDLAEAIVHGAEGHQAPGVPGIETGLRGMAFIETAIANHLGNEKWSEIPGPLTGAQHNAQ from the coding sequence ATGGGTTTTGTTGGAGGCGGTGAAGGTTCATTCATTGCCCGTGCCCACCGGCAAGCCGCCGGCCTCGACGGACGCTTCGAACTGGTCTGCGGCGCATTCAGCCGCGACTCGGAGAATAATCAGCGCACCGCCGCGGCGTTGGGTGTCGCGGCCGAGCGTTGTTACGACGACTGGCAAACCCTGCTCGCCCGCGAGGCCGCCCTGCCCGCTGGGCAGCGCATGCAACTGCTGGTCATCGTCACCCCCAATCATTTGCACGCCCCGATTGCCCGCGAAGCATTGAGCGCCGGTTTTCACGTGTTCAGCGAGAAACCCGCGGCGCTGAACCTCGCCGAGGTGCAGGCGCTGCGCTCGGTGGTCATCAACAGCCAGCGAATTTACGGGCTGGCGCACACCTACCTCGGTTACGCGATGGTCTGGCAGGCCCGCGAAATGGTCGCCAGCGGCGTGCTCGGGCGCGTGCGCAAAGTCCTCGTCGAGTACCCGCAAGGCTGGCTCAGCACCGATGTCGCCGGGCAAGGCAACAAGCAGGCCGGCTGGCGCGACGACCCGACGCAATCCGGGATCGGCGGCTGCATCGGCGACATCGGCACCCATGCGTTTTCCCTCGCCGAGTTCGTCACCGGCCAGTCGATTCAATTCATCAGCGCGATGCTCGGCGCCCATGTCGAGGGTCGGCAACTGGATGACGATGTGGCGATGCTGTTCAAAATGCGCGACGGCGCCAGTGGCGTATTGCTCGCCAGTCAGGTCTGCGCCGGTGAAGAAAACCCGCTGAAGATCCGCGTCTACGGGGACAAGGGCGGCCTGGAATGGCGCCAAGAGCAACCGGCCAGCCTGATTCATCGACCGTTGAACGAGCCGATGCGCGTTCTGCGCTCCGGGGTCGGTCAGCCGTGGCTGTGTGCCGCCGCAACCCGACGCATGCGCCTGCCTGCAGGGCATCCCGAAGGTTATCTGGAAGCCATGGCCAACCTGTACGGCGATCTCGCCGAAGCGATTGTGCATGGCGCCGAGGGCCATCAGGCACCGGGCGTACCGGGCATCGAGACCGGCTTGCGCGGCATGGCCTTCATTGAAACCGCCATCGCCAACCACCTCGGCAATGAAAAGTGGAGCGAGATCCCCGGCCCACTGACAGGAGCCCAGCACAATGCACAGTGA